Proteins from one Gorilla gorilla gorilla isolate KB3781 chromosome 11, NHGRI_mGorGor1-v2.1_pri, whole genome shotgun sequence genomic window:
- the SEPTIN2 gene encoding septin-2 isoform X3 → MKAIHNKVNIVPVIAKADTLTLKERERLKKRILDEIEEHNIKIYHLPDAESDEDEDFKEQTRLLKASIPFSVVGSNQLIEAKGKKVRGRLYPWGVVEVENPEHNDFLKLRTMLITHMQDLQEVTQDLHYENFRSERLKRGGRKVENEDMNKDQILLEKEAELRRMQEMIARMQAQMQMQMQGGDGDGGALGHHM, encoded by the exons ATGAAGGCAATACACAACAAGGTGAATATTGTGCCTGTCATTGCAAAAGCTGACACTCTCACCCTGAAGGAACGGGAGCGGCTGAAGAAAAGG ATTCTGGATGAAATTGAAGAACATAACATCAAAATCTATCACTTACCTGATGCAGAATCAGATGAAGATGAAGATTTTAAAGAGCAGACTAGACTCCTCAAG GCTAGCATCCCATTCTCTGTGGTTGGATCCAATCAGTTGATTGAAGCCAAAGGAAAGAAGGTCAGAGGCCGCCTCTACCCCTGGGGTGTTGTGGAGGTGGAGAACCCAGAGCACAATGACTTTCTGAAGCTGAGAACCATGCTCAT CACCCACATGCAGGATCTCCAGGAGGTGACCCAGGACCTTCATTATGAAAACTTCCGTTCTGAGAGACTCAAGAGAGGCGGCAG GAAAGTGGAGAATGAGGACATGAATAAAGACCAGATCTTGCTGGAAAAAGAAGCTGAG cTCCGCCGCATGCAAGAGATGATTGCAAGGATGCAGGCGCAGATGCAGATGCAGATGCAGGGCGGGGATGGCGATGGCGGGGCTCTCGGGCACCACATGTAA